The sequence TCTGCCTCATCCTGCCGGAGCCGATCCGACTGAGTGAGGGTCCGATACAGCTTTTTGCAAATTGGTTGCTGAAGGAAGCGCGATCTTCAAATCCAACGCCTTGAGGTCAACCGCAGCCCAAGGCCCGCAGGCGGACAGATTAGGACACAAATCCCTCTGCCCATATCGTGAAGTCTTCGTCGCATCCGTGCATCATAGGGCTTAGCGAACACATAGTTCTCTTCTTGGTCGCTCTTGGCCCGCCATTGCGCAATTCCCGCCCCTGTCCACTATCCCATCGGACGATATACACCCGCCACAGATTGCCACGCGGGCTCTCCAGGCGAGACCGGTAGCGATGCGCGCCGACGCTTCGACTCCCGTTCCGTAGACTATCTTCCCAGCCAGATCCCGGGGTTGCATCCGTGAGGCGTTCTGTTGCCAACTGGAGGGCTTGTCCTTTCACGCGGAATGGAGCCGTCAGACCCATGCCTGCTTCTGCCAGCATGTTCGCCCAGTCGTTCTTCCACGGCACCCGGGCCGACCTGAGCCCGGGCGACCATATTGTCGTCGGGTACCAGTCCAACTTCGCAGACGGCGAGCGTCTGTCCTGGGTGTACTTCGCCGGGACGCTGGACGCGGCGATCTGGGGCGCCGAACTCGCTGTCGGCGACGGGGCGGAACGCATCTACGTCGTCGAGCCGACCGGGCCGGTCATGGATGACCCCAACCTCACCGACAAGAAGTTTCCCGGCAATCCGACCCTCTCCTATCGGTCCCGTGATCCGCTGCGGGTGATTGGCGAAGTGACCAAGTGGCAGGGCCATTCGGCCGAGCGGTTGCAGCAGATGAGAGACGGCCTAGCCCGCCTGAAGGCTGAAGGATCCGGCGAGATCATCGACTGAACAGGGTTGTCCCTACCCTGTCAGGTGGCCGTCCTAGACTGCTTTCGTTCGGCGACATCTTGTGATCTCGGGGGCCGGGAAGATGCAGGCGGGTAAGCCCGCCAGGAAAGATCACCAGACGAGAAACGCGATCGACGCGAGGGCCATGACGAAGGTGGCGAGCCAGCCGACGAGGAACATCGGCCTCGGCAAGGTGAGCCTTCCCATGATGCGCGGGTTCATCGCGATGATCATCATCACGGCCATCAAGGGCGCAGCCAGCAGGCCGTTCACCACCGCGCTCCAGTAAAGCGCCTTTATCGGATCGATCGAAGTGAAGTTCAGCGCGACGCCGCCCAGCGTCGCCACGGCGATGGTCGCGTAGAAGGCCTTGGCCTCCCGGAGGCGCCGGTCCAGCCCCTCGCGCCAGCCGAAGAGCTCGGAGACGCCATAGGCCGCGGATCCCGCCAGCACCGGCACGGCCAGCATGCCCGTCGCCACGATCCCTAAGGCGAAGATCGCGAAGGTGAATACGCCGGCGATGGGGCGCAGCGCCTCGGCCGCTTGCGACGAAGTCTGGATCTCGGTCACGCCGTTGGCGTGCAGCGTCGCCGCCGTGGCGAAGATGATGCACAGCGCGATGGCGTTGGAGATGCCCATGCCGACCAGCGTATCGGTGCGAATGCGGGCAAGCTCCGGCCCGGCTTCGCGTGGCGCAATGCAGAGCGGCTTGACGTGGCGCCGATGCAGTTCCTCGACCTCCTGCCCGGCCTGCCAGAAGAAGAGATAGGGGCTGATCGTCGTGCCGAGCACGGCGACCACGGCCATGGCCTGATCGGCCTTGAAGGTCAGATGCGGAACCAGCGTGCCGTAAAGCGCCTGGTCCCACGGGACATGCACCGCAAAGACCACCGCGACATAGGTGAACAGAGACAGCGTCGCCCATTTCAGGATCGCGGCATAGCGGGCGTAGCTGAGGAAGGTTTCGAGCAGGATGCACGCTACGCCGAACAGCACCGCGTAAAGCCGCTCCGGGCCGCCGATCAGCAAACCCAATGCCGCGGCCATGGCGCCGATATCGGCGCCGAGATTGATGACATTGGCGATGACGAGAAGCAGAACCACGCCGCGCAGCAGCCAGGGTGAATAGTGGCGACGCAGATTCTGGGCAATGCCGACACCCGTCACGCAGCCAATCCTGGCGCTGATCGCCTGGATGACGGCCATGAGCGGGAAGCTGAACAGCATCGTCCAGGCAAGGCCGAAGCCGAACTGCGCGCCAACCTGGCTGTAGGTGGCGATCCCGCTCGGGTCGTCGTCGGCCGCTCCCGTGACCAATCCCGGGCCCAGCGAGCGCAAGACGCGTTCCGGGCCCTTGCCGGCTTGGCCAGGGAGCGGTTCATCTGGGTGCCTGGCCTGCGTCATCCGACTTCTCCGGGCTGGCCTTTGGCCTTGTGGCTGCGCCGCCCTCTTCATAGACTGTCGCGCGGACGTCCGACATAGCCGTATTCGCGCCGTCGCATCGCATCTCGCGCCTTGCCGACGGCGGAGTGAAACCAAGGAACAAGACGATGTCCCAAGACCGGCCCCGCCGCCCCCAGGACCCCTTCGCCGCCGCGGAGGCGGTGTTCGCCAAGAAGAAGCCGAGCGCACCGGATATCAAGACGAACGCGCTCCCGAATGTGCGGGAACAGGTCTCGCTCCGGATCGATCGCGACGTGCTCGAGCATTTCCAGGCTGAAGGTCCCGGCTGGCAAGATCGAATGAACGACGCTCTGCGCGCGGCTGCCATGGCCGATGGGTTGGGCGCGGGAGCGAACGACAGCGAGTCCTGATCCTAGCCGCACCGGCTATCGCCT is a genomic window of Kaistia defluvii containing:
- a CDS encoding NRAMP family divalent metal transporter — protein: MTQARHPDEPLPGQAGKGPERVLRSLGPGLVTGAADDDPSGIATYSQVGAQFGFGLAWTMLFSFPLMAVIQAISARIGCVTGVGIAQNLRRHYSPWLLRGVVLLLVIANVINLGADIGAMAAALGLLIGGPERLYAVLFGVACILLETFLSYARYAAILKWATLSLFTYVAVVFAVHVPWDQALYGTLVPHLTFKADQAMAVVAVLGTTISPYLFFWQAGQEVEELHRRHVKPLCIAPREAGPELARIRTDTLVGMGISNAIALCIIFATAATLHANGVTEIQTSSQAAEALRPIAGVFTFAIFALGIVATGMLAVPVLAGSAAYGVSELFGWREGLDRRLREAKAFYATIAVATLGGVALNFTSIDPIKALYWSAVVNGLLAAPLMAVMMIIAMNPRIMGRLTLPRPMFLVGWLATFVMALASIAFLVW
- a CDS encoding BrnA antitoxin family protein yields the protein MSQDRPRRPQDPFAAAEAVFAKKKPSAPDIKTNALPNVREQVSLRIDRDVLEHFQAEGPGWQDRMNDALRAAAMADGLGAGANDSES
- the arr gene encoding NAD(+)--rifampin ADP-ribosyltransferase: MPASASMFAQSFFHGTRADLSPGDHIVVGYQSNFADGERLSWVYFAGTLDAAIWGAELAVGDGAERIYVVEPTGPVMDDPNLTDKKFPGNPTLSYRSRDPLRVIGEVTKWQGHSAERLQQMRDGLARLKAEGSGEIID